From one Microbacter margulisiae genomic stretch:
- a CDS encoding LemA family protein, producing MKKGVVALVIVVAVLAIFVFWSIGTYNNLVSQDEAVKSQWGNVENVYQRRADLIPNLVATVKGYATHEEKTLTEVVEARAKATQITIDPSKLNATNVAAFEKAQSGLSSALSRLMVTVERYPDLKANQNFLDLQSQLEGTENRIAVERRKYNEVAQQFNTQIRSFPANMVAGLGNFQAKGYFTATQEAQTAPVVKF from the coding sequence ATGAAAAAGGGAGTCGTAGCATTAGTAATCGTAGTTGCTGTCTTGGCAATATTTGTGTTTTGGAGTATTGGTACCTACAACAACCTGGTTTCTCAGGATGAAGCTGTTAAATCACAATGGGGAAATGTTGAAAACGTATACCAAAGGCGTGCTGATTTGATCCCGAACCTGGTGGCAACAGTAAAAGGATATGCAACACATGAAGAAAAAACATTGACTGAAGTTGTCGAAGCACGTGCTAAAGCTACCCAGATTACAATTGATCCTTCCAAATTGAACGCGACAAATGTGGCTGCATTCGAAAAAGCCCAATCGGGTTTATCCAGTGCTTTATCCCGTTTGATGGTAACAGTGGAACGGTATCCTGATTTGAAAGCAAATCAGAATTTTTTAGATTTGCAATCGCAGTTGGAAGGAACCGAAAACCGTATTGCTGTTGAACGTCGAAAATACAATGAAGTAGCACAGCAATTCAACACGCAGATTCGTAGTTTCCCAGCTAATATGGTTGCCGGTCTTGGTAATTTCCAGGCAAAAGGCTATTTCACAGCTACGCAGGAAGCTCAAACCGCGCCTGTTGTTAAATTTTAG
- a CDS encoding TPM domain-containing protein, whose amino-acid sequence MDVSHFFSKDQQDAILNAIVEAELNTSGEIRVHIESYCNGDPLKRAVSLFHSLGMHKTKLHNGVLFYIALKSHKLAIIGDTAIHHHVSQSFWDEQSANMMKLFAENHYTEALIASILATGEKLKEHFPHQESDVNELPDEISFGS is encoded by the coding sequence ATGGATGTAAGTCATTTCTTTTCAAAAGATCAGCAGGATGCTATTCTGAATGCAATCGTCGAAGCGGAGTTGAATACATCTGGCGAAATTAGGGTACATATTGAATCTTATTGCAATGGTGATCCCTTGAAACGTGCTGTTTCATTATTCCATTCTCTTGGCATGCATAAAACAAAACTGCATAATGGTGTGTTGTTTTACATAGCCTTGAAAAGTCATAAATTGGCAATAATAGGAGATACGGCGATTCATCACCATGTCAGCCAGTCGTTTTGGGATGAACAATCGGCAAATATGATGAAATTATTTGCTGAAAATCATTATACTGAAGCTTTGATAGCTTCCATTTTAGCTACAGGTGAAAAATTAAAAGAACATTTTCCTCATCAGGAATCGGACGTGAACGAACTCCCTGACGAAATTTCTTTCGGTTCCTAA
- a CDS encoding TPM domain-containing protein: protein MSVFAQSDFPKRPEPPRLVNDLAGIFTPEQASYLEKKLVNYNDSTSTQIAIVTMNNLYGYDITDFTDQLAQKWGVGRKGIDNGLMILIKPKTSDSDRGYVRISVGYGLEPTITDAISSQLIHQIMIPAFEQNQYFQGVDSATNVIIGLCSGLYKASPLKAKKNDSSELVILLIMLIVFFISFLRRNHFHHFGSSGTSGGAPFIFFPGFFGSGGDSGFGGGSDGGGFGGFGGGGFGGGGASGSW, encoded by the coding sequence ATGTCTGTTTTTGCTCAGTCTGATTTTCCCAAACGTCCCGAACCACCCCGTTTGGTAAACGATTTGGCCGGCATATTTACACCTGAACAAGCTTCGTATCTGGAGAAAAAACTGGTTAATTACAACGATTCTACCTCTACTCAGATAGCTATTGTCACCATGAACAACCTGTATGGCTATGATATAACCGATTTTACGGATCAGTTGGCTCAAAAATGGGGCGTTGGTCGTAAGGGAATTGATAATGGCTTAATGATCCTCATAAAACCAAAAACATCGGATTCAGATCGCGGTTATGTAAGAATCTCGGTAGGCTATGGACTGGAACCTACAATTACAGACGCTATCTCTTCGCAGTTAATTCACCAGATAATGATTCCTGCATTTGAACAAAACCAATATTTTCAAGGGGTTGATTCTGCTACAAATGTCATTATCGGGTTATGTTCGGGTCTTTATAAGGCAAGCCCGCTGAAAGCTAAAAAAAATGACTCCTCAGAATTGGTGATTTTGTTGATCATGTTGATTGTCTTTTTCATCTCTTTCCTAAGACGTAATCATTTCCATCATTTCGGCAGCTCCGGAACGAGTGGGGGAGCCCCATTCATCTTCTTTCCTGGCTTTTTTGGCTCTGGAGGCGATTCCGGCTTTGGTGGTGGTAGCGACGGTGGCGGCTTCGGAGGCTTTGGTGGCGGAGGCTTTGGTGGTGGAGGAGCAAGCGGAAGCTGGTAA
- a CDS encoding type 1 glutamine amidotransferase — protein MNNIMAASNNKPVLIIQNATAESAGLFEELLKENSIPYQVADLEKKENLPPTTNFGAIIVMGGPSSANDATDVMIQELITIKDTLAAEIPYLGVCLGLQTLVKAAGGSVIQCKEKEIGFRKSQEEFFKIKLSEACKNDPLLQAIDDEFPIFHLHGETVVTTDSMQLLGKGNGCINQLVKVGNNSYGIQGHIELTQSLFGQWMEDIVDFKTIDKNQYQDDFKNLWADYHKAGKQFFLNFLNVAGYLERK, from the coding sequence ATGAACAATATCATGGCCGCATCGAATAATAAACCCGTTTTGATTATTCAAAATGCTACTGCTGAGTCGGCAGGTCTTTTTGAAGAATTATTAAAAGAAAACTCCATTCCATATCAGGTTGCTGACCTTGAAAAGAAAGAAAATCTTCCGCCAACGACAAATTTTGGAGCCATCATAGTGATGGGCGGGCCAAGCAGTGCTAACGATGCAACAGATGTTATGATTCAGGAACTCATAACGATTAAAGATACATTAGCGGCAGAAATACCTTATCTTGGGGTGTGTCTGGGGTTACAAACACTGGTAAAAGCTGCAGGAGGAAGCGTCATTCAATGCAAAGAAAAAGAGATCGGATTCAGAAAGAGCCAGGAAGAGTTTTTTAAAATAAAGCTATCCGAAGCCTGCAAAAATGATCCCCTTTTGCAGGCAATCGATGACGAGTTTCCGATCTTTCATTTGCATGGAGAGACAGTTGTGACAACAGATTCAATGCAGCTTTTAGGGAAAGGAAACGGATGTATAAATCAATTGGTAAAAGTTGGCAATAACAGCTACGGAATCCAGGGGCACATTGAATTAACCCAATCTCTATTTGGACAATGGATGGAAGATATAGTTGATTTTAAAACTATTGACAAGAACCAATACCAAGATGATTTTAAGAATCTATGGGCAGATTATCATAAAGCCGGCAAACAGTTCTTTCTGAATTTTCTGAATGTTGCAGGTTACTTAGAAAGGAAATAA
- a CDS encoding adenosine deaminase — MDSITTIETFIQHIPKAELHLHIEGTLEPELMMKIAKRNEISLDYESVDEIKKAYQFSNLQDFLDIYYAGANVLRHETDFFDLTWSYLTKAHSQNIVHTEIFFDPQTHTERGVAFSTVITGIHKALEKAQNELGISSKIIMSILRHLDEDSALETLKEALPYKEWITAIGLDSSEVGNPPSKFARVFEKAKTEGFETVAHAGEEGDAGYVREAIEILKVSRIDHGNRSLEDELLIKHIVENKIPLTVCPLSNLKLKVVKEAIDHPLLKMLNRGMVATVNSDDPAYFGGYINENFLAMSEALNLTAKHVHQLSRNSFIASFLTQEEKSKWIRETDLYYEQYHGRIE, encoded by the coding sequence ATGGACTCAATCACAACCATTGAGACTTTTATTCAACACATTCCCAAAGCAGAGCTTCATCTTCATATTGAAGGGACACTGGAACCTGAACTTATGATGAAGATTGCAAAGCGGAACGAGATTTCGTTAGACTACGAATCAGTGGATGAAATTAAAAAAGCCTATCAATTCAGCAACTTACAAGATTTTCTGGATATTTATTATGCCGGTGCAAATGTTTTAAGACACGAGACGGATTTCTTCGATCTGACGTGGTCGTATCTTACAAAAGCACATTCGCAAAACATTGTTCACACCGAAATCTTTTTTGATCCCCAAACCCACACAGAACGAGGAGTTGCATTCTCAACAGTTATTACCGGTATTCATAAAGCGCTTGAAAAGGCTCAAAACGAGCTTGGGATAAGCTCAAAGATTATCATGAGCATATTACGTCACCTGGATGAAGATTCGGCCTTAGAAACGCTTAAAGAAGCCCTTCCGTATAAAGAATGGATTACTGCTATCGGACTCGATTCGTCCGAAGTAGGCAATCCGCCGTCAAAATTTGCCCGAGTGTTTGAAAAAGCGAAGACAGAAGGATTTGAAACAGTGGCACATGCCGGGGAAGAAGGAGATGCCGGTTATGTACGCGAAGCAATTGAAATTCTGAAAGTATCGCGCATTGACCATGGCAACCGCTCGCTAGAGGACGAATTATTGATTAAGCATATTGTCGAGAATAAAATACCCCTTACTGTCTGTCCGCTGTCTAATTTAAAACTGAAAGTGGTAAAAGAGGCTATCGACCATCCACTGCTGAAAATGCTCAATCGGGGAATGGTTGCTACTGTTAATTCAGATGATCCGGCTTATTTTGGCGGATACATAAACGAAAATTTTCTGGCGATGTCTGAAGCTCTTAATCTTACGGCAAAACATGTACATCAATTATCACGCAATTCGTTTATAGCAAGCTTTTTAACTCAGGAAGAAAAAAGTAAATGGATCAGGGAAACCGATCTCTATTATGAACAATATCATGGCCGCATCGAATAA
- the dusB gene encoding tRNA dihydrouridine synthase DusB: MQIGNCTFSSYPLFLAPMEDVTDRTFRLLCKEFGADLVYTEFISADALIRSVQRTEQKLILSDVERPVAIQLYGRDIDSMVEAAKIAAEAKPDIIDLNFGCPVKRVAGKGAGAGLLRDIPTMLAITSAVVKAVSLPVTVKTRLGWDDRSKIIVSLAQQLQDCGIAALAIHGRTRAQMYTGDADWTLIGEVKNHPSVHIPVIGNGDVTTPERAKECFQTYGVDAVMVGRASIGRPWVFREMKHYLLHNEPLPELSSDFQFNILKRQINESINWLDERKAILHIRRHLAASPLFKGIPFFREMRIRMLRAETLDELFRIFDEIQQTYLGDV, translated from the coding sequence ATGCAGATCGGTAATTGTACTTTTTCTTCTTATCCTTTGTTTCTGGCTCCGATGGAAGATGTTACGGATCGGACTTTCCGTTTATTATGCAAAGAATTTGGAGCCGATTTGGTTTATACAGAATTTATTTCAGCCGATGCTTTGATACGAAGCGTGCAACGGACAGAGCAAAAACTGATTTTGAGCGACGTGGAACGGCCCGTGGCTATTCAGCTTTATGGTCGGGATATTGATTCTATGGTAGAGGCAGCAAAAATTGCTGCCGAGGCTAAGCCTGATATTATTGATCTGAATTTTGGTTGTCCTGTAAAGCGCGTGGCTGGGAAAGGTGCTGGCGCCGGCTTGCTCCGTGATATTCCCACGATGCTTGCCATTACCTCTGCTGTGGTTAAAGCTGTCTCTCTTCCTGTTACTGTTAAAACCAGATTGGGCTGGGATGACCGTTCTAAAATAATTGTCTCTTTGGCTCAACAGTTGCAGGATTGTGGCATTGCTGCTCTGGCAATTCATGGTCGGACCCGTGCTCAGATGTATACCGGGGATGCTGACTGGACTTTGATTGGAGAGGTGAAAAATCATCCTTCGGTTCATATCCCGGTTATCGGAAATGGTGATGTGACTACTCCCGAAAGGGCAAAAGAATGTTTTCAAACGTATGGTGTTGATGCAGTAATGGTAGGAAGGGCATCCATTGGCAGGCCCTGGGTGTTCAGAGAAATGAAACATTATTTACTTCATAATGAACCTCTTCCTGAATTATCATCTGATTTTCAGTTTAATATACTGAAAAGACAAATCAATGAGAGTATCAACTGGCTGGATGAAAGAAAAGCAATTCTTCACATCAGACGCCATTTGGCAGCCTCTCCTCTTTTTAAGGGTATCCCATTTTTTCGTGAAATGAGGATCAGAATGTTGAGGGCTGAAACGCTCGATGAATTGTTCCGGATATTTGATGAGATTCAACAGACCTATTTGGGAGATGTATAA
- a CDS encoding YqaA family protein has protein sequence MEGLVEWGYIGLFIASFLAATILPIGSEIVFAGLIYGGWDVWTCIAVATIGNTLGGITTYWLGRLGKIEWIEKYMKIKKEKVERFEQKMYNRGDWLAVFSFVPGIGDVIVVACGYFRTNFWGTTIAMTIGKFGRYVIWMYVQGWLMH, from the coding sequence ATGGAAGGATTGGTTGAATGGGGTTATATCGGATTATTCATTGCTTCGTTTCTGGCTGCCACCATTTTACCCATTGGCTCAGAAATCGTTTTTGCCGGCCTTATTTACGGAGGTTGGGATGTGTGGACATGCATTGCAGTGGCGACAATTGGCAATACACTCGGAGGTATAACAACTTACTGGCTTGGCCGATTAGGAAAGATCGAGTGGATTGAAAAATACATGAAAATCAAAAAAGAGAAAGTTGAACGGTTTGAACAAAAGATGTACAACCGTGGAGACTGGCTCGCTGTTTTTTCATTCGTACCAGGCATCGGCGATGTTATTGTTGTTGCCTGTGGATATTTCCGAACCAATTTCTGGGGTACAACTATTGCTATGACAATCGGGAAATTCGGGCGTTATGTAATCTGGATGTATGTACAAGGATGGCTAATGCACTAA
- a CDS encoding DUF6427 family protein — protein sequence MGISLKNYLRPSVTNIVVTIGIAIVLWLKELLIPTLPHVLNQTAIGELSDATSIWLSLFATLATGYLLFLLTEKFNFIQNRTYLPFFLYVIFSSTLPGFWIFSNGKIGFLLLLLSIWEILSTYHKTDPTKLVFNASMLLSLSILIVPEYIILVLFLFISVFTINTLSSRIVHAIILGLATPVILLGGIYYATGSLQENTMQFVQGLTFRLPAWGNDNVYIIYHIVLFLLSLLAIRGCLMNRYQSNISERKNIHVMIWLFAFLSIIITLRMGQSSETSAAFTGIIAFLFAIFFSSNTSSKNTIFYFVLVMIFIIYNIIMSYGRIG from the coding sequence ATGGGAATAAGCTTAAAGAATTACTTACGACCAAGCGTAACCAATATAGTCGTTACCATTGGAATTGCCATAGTATTATGGTTGAAAGAACTGCTTATCCCCACCCTACCCCATGTACTTAACCAGACAGCCATAGGTGAACTTTCAGATGCCACGTCCATCTGGCTTTCGTTATTCGCCACACTAGCTACCGGATATCTACTTTTCCTGCTTACTGAAAAGTTTAATTTTATTCAGAACCGTACCTACCTCCCCTTCTTCCTGTACGTAATTTTCAGTAGCACTCTCCCTGGCTTTTGGATTTTTTCCAACGGGAAAATCGGATTTCTACTGCTTTTGCTGAGTATCTGGGAAATACTTTCAACGTATCATAAGACAGATCCCACCAAATTAGTATTCAATGCATCAATGTTGTTGTCATTGAGCATTTTGATTGTACCGGAATATATCATTTTAGTTTTGTTTTTATTTATCAGCGTGTTTACCATCAACACCCTATCTTCACGAATTGTGCATGCAATCATACTAGGGTTAGCCACACCTGTCATTCTGTTAGGTGGAATTTATTATGCTACAGGTTCGCTACAGGAAAACACCATGCAATTCGTTCAAGGGCTGACGTTCAGGCTTCCGGCATGGGGAAATGATAATGTGTATATTATTTACCATATCGTCTTATTCCTGCTATCGCTCTTAGCGATAAGAGGCTGTCTCATGAATCGTTACCAAAGTAACATAAGTGAACGTAAAAACATTCATGTTATGATATGGCTTTTTGCTTTTCTGAGCATCATCATCACCCTGCGGATGGGGCAAAGCTCGGAAACATCAGCTGCATTTACAGGTATTATTGCTTTTCTGTTTGCCATCTTTTTTTCAAGCAACACATCTTCCAAAAACACTATTTTTTATTTCGTACTCGTAATGATATTTATAATTTATAACATCATCATGAGCTATGGAAGGATTGGTTGA
- a CDS encoding M3 family metallopeptidase — protein MLNTTGATVANTNPFFEKYNTPYGVPPFDKIVASDYLPAFEEGIKQHEKEIEAIANNPAPPTFENTIAALDYSGKLLSNVSMVFFNLLESTSNDTMQSIAEKITPMLTAHNDNIMLNENLFHRIETLYNNREKLKLTPEQQRVLEEEYKDFVHQGASLTPAQKEQLREINTTLAMLELKFSNNLLAETNDFKLILDNKADLAGLPENVIQTAAEQAKTDGVPGKWVFTMQKNSWIPFLTYSTHRDLREKLYRGYFMRCDNNNAYDNKQIILDIMKNRIEQANLLGYKTPADYILSDKMAKTPARVDTLLMQLWRPSVAKAKEEVNEMQAIIDKEHGGFKLAPWDWWYYAEKVRKEKYDLNEDELKPYFKLENVRNGAFEVAHKLYGLNFTQLKDMPVYHSDVDVFKVTDASGNLIGILYTDYYPRPSKTVGAWMDNFRGQYIENGENVRPVIVNVGNLAKPTATEPSLLSMDDVTTLFHEFGHALQGLLSQVTYPSISGTNVPRDFVEFPSQFMENFAFEPEVMKLYAFNYKTGKLMPQALMDKIHKSAYFNQGFDMTELLAAAILDMKWHELSSIKGIQIDQFEKEQMEQIGLIPEILPRYRSTYFKHIFSDDYAAGYYSYPWAAVIDKDAFSLFKEKGIFDPATANALKTDILERGNSVDLMKAYVKFRGREPKVDALLKSKGLE, from the coding sequence ATGCTAAATACAACAGGCGCAACCGTTGCAAATACTAACCCGTTTTTTGAGAAATATAATACTCCATACGGAGTACCCCCCTTTGATAAAATTGTTGCCTCAGACTACCTCCCTGCATTTGAAGAAGGGATAAAGCAACACGAAAAAGAGATTGAAGCAATAGCCAATAATCCTGCTCCACCGACATTTGAAAACACAATTGCCGCTTTGGATTACTCGGGAAAATTGCTGTCGAATGTAAGTATGGTATTTTTTAATTTGCTGGAATCGACCAGTAATGATACCATGCAAAGTATTGCAGAGAAGATAACTCCAATGCTTACAGCGCATAATGACAACATTATGCTAAACGAAAATTTATTTCACCGCATTGAAACTCTCTATAACAACAGAGAAAAACTGAAACTTACACCTGAACAACAAAGGGTTTTAGAAGAAGAATACAAGGATTTCGTCCATCAGGGAGCCTCTTTAACCCCAGCACAAAAAGAGCAACTCAGGGAGATCAACACAACGCTGGCGATGCTTGAACTTAAGTTCAGCAATAATCTGCTGGCAGAGACCAACGATTTTAAACTTATTCTTGATAATAAAGCCGACCTTGCAGGGCTGCCGGAAAATGTTATCCAGACAGCAGCCGAACAGGCCAAAACCGATGGTGTACCCGGGAAATGGGTTTTCACCATGCAAAAAAACAGTTGGATACCCTTCCTGACATACAGTACACACCGCGACCTGAGGGAAAAGTTATACCGGGGGTATTTCATGCGCTGCGACAACAACAACGCATATGATAACAAGCAGATCATCCTTGACATTATGAAAAACAGGATTGAACAAGCCAACCTGTTAGGATATAAAACACCTGCCGATTATATTTTGTCAGATAAGATGGCCAAGACTCCGGCGAGAGTTGATACGCTCCTCATGCAGCTCTGGAGGCCTTCTGTAGCAAAAGCCAAAGAGGAAGTAAATGAAATGCAGGCTATTATTGACAAGGAGCATGGTGGATTTAAACTGGCCCCATGGGACTGGTGGTACTATGCAGAAAAGGTTAGAAAAGAAAAGTATGACCTCAATGAGGATGAGTTAAAGCCCTATTTCAAACTGGAAAATGTAAGAAACGGAGCTTTTGAGGTAGCCCATAAGCTTTATGGACTAAATTTTACGCAACTAAAAGATATGCCGGTATATCACTCAGATGTGGATGTCTTCAAAGTTACGGATGCAAGTGGGAATCTGATAGGTATCCTGTATACAGACTATTATCCAAGACCCAGTAAAACAGTTGGGGCATGGATGGACAACTTCCGTGGTCAATATATCGAAAATGGGGAAAATGTAAGGCCCGTTATTGTAAATGTAGGAAATCTGGCAAAACCCACAGCAACAGAGCCTTCCCTCCTCTCAATGGACGATGTCACTACGCTCTTTCATGAATTCGGGCATGCGCTTCAGGGGCTTCTATCGCAAGTGACTTATCCAAGTATAAGCGGCACAAACGTACCAAGAGATTTTGTAGAGTTTCCCTCCCAGTTTATGGAAAATTTTGCATTTGAACCTGAAGTTATGAAACTCTATGCTTTCAACTACAAAACAGGTAAGCTCATGCCGCAGGCGTTGATGGACAAAATTCACAAATCAGCTTATTTCAATCAGGGATTTGATATGACTGAACTACTTGCTGCAGCCATTCTGGATATGAAATGGCATGAATTATCAAGCATTAAAGGCATCCAGATAGATCAATTCGAAAAAGAGCAAATGGAACAAATAGGGCTGATCCCCGAAATATTACCCCGTTATCGGTCGACTTATTTCAAACATATTTTTAGCGATGACTATGCAGCAGGCTATTACAGTTATCCCTGGGCCGCCGTAATTGACAAGGATGCATTTTCATTATTCAAAGAAAAAGGTATCTTTGATCCGGCAACAGCTAATGCATTAAAAACTGATATTCTGGAACGGGGTAACAGTGTGGATCTAATGAAAGCCTATGTAAAATTCAGAGGTAGAGAGCCTAAAGTTGATGCACTATTAAAAAGTAAAGGGCTGGAATAA
- a CDS encoding bifunctional riboflavin kinase/FAD synthetase, translating to MKRIGFRNFVAITKNDFAVNIITNLSIQDGEQIAATVGFFDGVHRGHQYIIEQLKKVAKANDIKSAVITFKTHPRKELHSEFVPQLLTTLDEKLELLAKTGIDYCILLDFNPEIQNLSAEEFIKTVLKEKLHASHFLTGYDNRIGKGRNDDFEKYVQYGEEVGIKVIKTEEFLFEGKQVSSSEIRRLMSEGDIAVANKLLGYNFKLTGTVVEGQRNGRKIGYPTANIQPYDKEKIVPSNGVYATWTIFENLRYPGMLNIGQRPTLIEVPNKETIEVHILNFDKMIYGQEITIEIIKRFRGEKKFENLIALKAQLDKDKKRVISILNKNNHP from the coding sequence TTGAAACGAATCGGATTTCGTAACTTTGTAGCCATAACAAAAAACGATTTTGCTGTGAACATCATAACGAACTTATCCATTCAAGACGGAGAGCAAATCGCTGCCACCGTAGGTTTTTTTGATGGCGTACATCGCGGCCACCAATACATCATCGAACAGTTAAAAAAAGTAGCAAAGGCTAACGATATAAAATCTGCCGTAATAACCTTCAAGACACATCCACGCAAGGAGCTCCATAGCGAATTCGTTCCCCAGCTGTTAACTACCCTTGACGAGAAACTCGAACTACTAGCAAAGACAGGAATCGATTATTGCATCCTACTAGACTTCAACCCAGAGATTCAAAACCTTTCCGCCGAAGAATTCATAAAGACTGTATTAAAGGAGAAATTACATGCCAGCCATTTTTTAACAGGCTATGACAACAGGATCGGAAAGGGAAGAAATGATGATTTTGAAAAATATGTTCAATATGGGGAAGAAGTTGGGATAAAGGTGATAAAAACAGAAGAATTTTTATTTGAAGGGAAACAGGTCAGCTCATCCGAAATAAGGAGACTGATGAGTGAAGGAGATATTGCCGTTGCCAACAAACTATTAGGATATAATTTCAAACTTACAGGAACCGTGGTAGAAGGGCAACGGAACGGGAGAAAAATAGGCTATCCCACAGCAAACATACAACCATATGATAAAGAAAAGATAGTCCCATCCAATGGAGTTTATGCCACATGGACCATTTTTGAAAACCTCAGATACCCAGGGATGCTCAACATCGGTCAACGACCTACTTTAATAGAAGTTCCCAACAAGGAGACTATAGAAGTGCATATTCTAAATTTCGATAAAATGATTTACGGACAAGAAATAACGATAGAAATCATAAAAAGGTTCCGTGGAGAAAAGAAATTCGAAAACCTAATAGCATTAAAAGCCCAACTTGATAAGGATAAAAAAAGAGTAATCAGTATATTAAATAAAAACAACCATCCATAG